GCCACGCCCCTGAGCGCGCTCGAGGAGATCCTGCCCGATGTTGACCAGGTGCTGATCATGACCGTCAACCCCGGATTTGGCGGTCAGGCTTTCATCGAGCGCATGCTGGAAAAGGTGCGCCGGGCCCGGAGGATGATCGACGCCCTCGGCCGACCCATCGAACTGGAGGTGGACGGCGGGGTGGGGCCGGAGAACGCCCCGGCCCTGGTGGAAGCAGGCGCCACGGTGCTGGTCGCCGGGGCCTCGATCTTCGACGCTCCGGAAGGGCCCGCGGAAGCCCTCCGGCGCCTTCGAGAAGCGACCCAGCGCGTCCACGCTGGATGACCCGGTTCCGGGCGGAAGGCCTCTCTCCAGAACCCGGATCCCCTCGGCCGGGAGAGGACCATGGGGCTTTATGGCGCGATCGAAGCGGGCGGCACGAAATTCCTCTGCGCTGTCGGAACGGGGCCGGAGGATCTGCGAGCGGTGACCCGCATCCCGACCACGACGCCGGAAGAGACGATGGGGCGCGTGGTGGCCTTCTTCCAGGCTTTCGGGCATGAGCTTCGGGCGATCGGGGTTGGCGCTTTCGGCCCCCTCGATCTGAACCCCCGTTCCCCCACCTTCGGCACCATCCCCGCCACCCCCAAGCCGGGATGGTCCGGGGTGAATCTCTTAAAGCCCCTTCAGGAAGCCCTGCGTGTCCCCGTCTACCTGGAAACGGATGTGAACGCCGCCGCTGTCGGAGAAGGGCGATGGGGCGCGGCCCGGGGCCTGAAAACCTTCGTGTATCTGACCGTGGGGACGGGCATCGGAGGCGGCGCAGTGGTCGAGGGGCAGCTGCTGCATGGCGCGCTCCACCCGGAAATGGGGCATATCCGCATCCCGCACGACTGGGGGCGGGATCCCTTCCCCGGGGTCTGTCCGTTCCATGGGGATTGTCTGGAGGGGCTGGCCTCCGGGCCGGCGCTGGAGGCCCGATGGGGGCGACCTCCGGAATCCCTGCCCTGGGATGATCCCGCGTGGGATCTGGAGGCGGAGTATCTGGCCCTGGGCCTGCACAACATCCTCTGCGTCCTGGCCCCGGAGCGGATCATCCTGGGGGGTGGCGTGATGGAGAACCGGAGCCTGTTCCCCCGGATCCGGCAACGGGTCAGGGAGCTGTTAAATCGCTATCTCCCGATCCCGGCGTTGCAGGGAGACCTCGGGGATTACATCGTGCCTCCGGCGCTGGGCGAGCGCGCGGGGTTGCTCGGAGCGCTCGCCCTCGCCATGAGCGAGGGGGAGCCCTGATTTCTCCCCTCGGTGACGCTTTCACGAGGCCATGGCCCTCCCCCCAGCCAGGCTCCGGTCCTTACAATCCCTCGGGCCCTGTCAGCCGGCAACCCCAGATCGAGATCTCCTGGCCAGTGGGGCGAAAGCCGAAGCGCCGATAGAGGGCCTGGGAGATCCGATTCTCGATCTGGGTGTTCAGCGTGATCGGATACGCCCCCAGATCGATCAGATAGCGCAGGCTCTCGGCCAGCAACCGCGCCCCGATGGCCCGCCCCTGGTGCGCCGGGTGAACCGCCAGACGAACGATGTGCCCATGCATGCCATAGAGATCCGTGAACGCATACCCGATGATCTCGCCCTCTTCCTCCGCCACGATGAAATGGGGCACCTGACGCCACGCCCGGGTCAGGATCGTCGGACCATACCACCACATCGGCTCGAAGGCCCGCCGGTCCACTTCCGCAATCCGCGGGATGTCCGTCAGAGCCGCCCGCCGGATGTGAGCTGGGATCGCCGGGATCTCCGGGATCCGCCAGTCATCCTTCCGAAGGGTGATCACCACCGTCCGACGGGCAAAGCCCACCGCCTGATAGACAGACTCCAGCCATTCCCCGTAGGCCATCCCGACCACCTGTTCGGCACCCTGACGGGCCAGCGCGCGCGCGAAATGTGGCCAGAGCTGCCGGAACAGCGCCACGGGGTCCTCCCCATCGGCCACCGCAACGCCTCGCAGCCACGCCACGGGGCTATCGACCTGAACCCCCAGCCAGAAGGCGACGATCTGCCCCATCCGCTCCACCACCCACGCGGTGGGCGCCTCCAGCCACTCTTCCAGGGACCACCAATCCAGGGCCAGCTGCGTCCGTCGATGTCCTCGAATGAGCTGGAGGATGGCGGTTCGATCCGCCCGGGTGGCCGGGCGAGCCAGCGCCCGCAAGGATCACCTCCACGCTTGTGCGAGACCCAGTTCCTGTGGATCCGACCGCTCGCCAAAGGCGCCCTCTCCATGCCCGGGCGGATCGTTCTCCACCCGGAGGCCTGAGGGCCGGGCGTAGCGCTCCCGGCGCTCTGCTTCGATTGCTCGATCTCGGCCACGAATTCGCAGGTCGAGCCCTCCATCGCCGAACAGATCCGTTCGCGAACCCGCACCGGGCGCTGAAAAGCGACCTCCAGGAATCCCGCGACGTGGCCAGCGAGGGGGTGGCAGATCGGCTTCTTTTGCGGCCTCAGGCCCTCCGCAAGGACCGATCCCTCCACCTCGATCACAAGGGCGGGCGCTTCCCGCCGCCATCGGGCCCGCCCCCGGTTCGCGGCTTCGAAGGCGATCCGGGCGGCCTCCAGCAGATCCTCCCCTTGAAGCCCTGAGCGCTGAAGGAGCCGAGCGCCCCGGAGCCCGGCCTGTCGTCCGGCCTGATACAGAACTCCTCCGACGCCCAGCCCGGCCCGATCGATCCGCACGGATTCCCGCCGGATGGTCTCAACCTCCCGGCCGCCCACGAGGATACCGGATGCGCCACCTCCTCCTCCCGCTCCCTGGTATACTTAGGTTACCGGAGTCATGC
This DNA window, taken from Thermoflexus sp., encodes the following:
- a CDS encoding GNAT family N-acetyltransferase, which produces MRALARPATRADRTAILQLIRGHRRTQLALDWWSLEEWLEAPTAWVVERMGQIVAFWLGVQVDSPVAWLRGVAVADGEDPVALFRQLWPHFARALARQGAEQVVGMAYGEWLESVYQAVGFARRTVVITLRKDDWRIPEIPAIPAHIRRAALTDIPRIAEVDRRAFEPMWWYGPTILTRAWRQVPHFIVAEEEGEIIGYAFTDLYGMHGHIVRLAVHPAHQGRAIGARLLAESLRYLIDLGAYPITLNTQIENRISQALYRRFGFRPTGQEISIWGCRLTGPEGL
- a CDS encoding ROK family protein produces the protein MGLYGAIEAGGTKFLCAVGTGPEDLRAVTRIPTTTPEETMGRVVAFFQAFGHELRAIGVGAFGPLDLNPRSPTFGTIPATPKPGWSGVNLLKPLQEALRVPVYLETDVNAAAVGEGRWGAARGLKTFVYLTVGTGIGGGAVVEGQLLHGALHPEMGHIRIPHDWGRDPFPGVCPFHGDCLEGLASGPALEARWGRPPESLPWDDPAWDLEAEYLALGLHNILCVLAPERIILGGGVMENRSLFPRIRQRVRELLNRYLPIPALQGDLGDYIVPPALGERAGLLGALALAMSEGEP